The genome window GATCGCAACGCTGAGTGATGACGGCAGTTTTACTCATTTCATTCATGACATTCGCAATGCCCAGTTCCGCTCAAAGTTTGACAGCGACTTTGATAAAATGAACGGAAAGATGGCTATCGGCGTCATCAGCGACTATGAAGACCAGCCGTTGATCATTAACTCCCGGCACGGCCGCTACGCCATTGCCACGGTTGGCGCCGTTCAGAATGCGGCGGAACTGGAGGAGGAAGCCTGTGCTGCCGGAGTTCATTTCTCCGAAATGAGCGGCAACGAGGTGAATCCTACGGAGCTCATCGCGCATCTGATCAACCAGGGGAGTGATTTCGCGGACGGGCTCGCCGGCGCGCAGGAGGCGATTGAGGGATCCGCCTCGATTCTCCTGCTGACGAAAGACGGAATTTATGCCGCACGCGACAGGCTGGGCCGGACGCCGGTGATTGTCGGAAAAGGCGAAGACGGCTATGCGGTCACGCTGGAAACCTGTGCGCTGCCCAACCTGCAGTATTCTGTTGAGCGCGAGCTCGGCCCCGGCGAGATTGTCCGGATCACCGCGGAGTGCGTGGAACGCTTGAAATGCCCCGGCGACTGCATGAAGTTCTGCACGTTCATGTGGGTCTATTATGGTTATCCGGCCTCCTCCTATGAAGGGCACAACGCGGAGGATGTTCGCAATGAGTGCGGGCGGAAGCTGGCTCAGGCCGATGACGTGACCGCCGACTGCACCTGCGGCATTCCCGATTCCGGCACGGCCCATGCCCTCGGATACGCTCAGGAGTCCGGGCTTCCGTACCGGCGCTCCTTCGTAAAATACACCCCCACCTGGCCGCGCAGCTTTATGCCGCAAAACCAGACGGAACGGAATCGTGTTGCAAAGATGAAGCTCATTCCGGTTCGTGAGTTTATTGAAGGCAAGCGGCTGCTTTTCTGTGAAGACTCCATCGTGCGCGGAACGCAGCTTCAGGACACCATCGACCGGCTCTACACCGAATACGGCGCCGAAGAAATCCATATGCGCGCGGCCTGCCCGCCGCTGGTCTTCGGCTG of Tichowtungia aerotolerans contains these proteins:
- a CDS encoding amidophosphoribosyltransferase — encoded protein: MGGFFGAVLNRDCVSDVFYGTDYHSHLGTQRGGIATLSDDGSFTHFIHDIRNAQFRSKFDSDFDKMNGKMAIGVISDYEDQPLIINSRHGRYAIATVGAVQNAAELEEEACAAGVHFSEMSGNEVNPTELIAHLINQGSDFADGLAGAQEAIEGSASILLLTKDGIYAARDRLGRTPVIVGKGEDGYAVTLETCALPNLQYSVERELGPGEIVRITAECVERLKCPGDCMKFCTFMWVYYGYPASSYEGHNAEDVRNECGRKLAQADDVTADCTCGIPDSGTAHALGYAQESGLPYRRSFVKYTPTWPRSFMPQNQTERNRVAKMKLIPVREFIEGKRLLFCEDSIVRGTQLQDTIDRLYTEYGAEEIHMRAACPPLVFGCKYLNFSRSRSIDALATRIAIKELEGEYKHLDEYADATSEKYEAMVEKIRERLNLTSLKFQTLDDLVDAIGLPKEKLCTYCWDGQE